In Desulfuromonas acetexigens, the following proteins share a genomic window:
- a CDS encoding 1-deoxy-D-xylulose-5-phosphate reductoisomerase, with translation MKRLSILGSTGSIGVSTLEIVAEHPDRFRVVAMTAGRNLDLLQKQIRRFQPRLVAVLSAADAEILKDALGASGPTIVSGIEGLIACACHEEADMVLSAIVGAAGLIPTMAAIEAGKDVALANKETLVTAGSLVMAAVARKGVRLFPVDSEHSAIFQSLIGHRRGDVRRLILTASGGPFRNRSLAELQRVTPAEALAHPNWSMGRKISIDSATMMNKGLEVIEARWLFDLPGERISVHIHPQSVVHSMVEYQDGSVIAQLGIPDMKAPIAYALSYPERLPLNLPPLDLCRLGSLSFEPPDGHRFACLELAYGALRDGGSAPAVLNAANEMAVEAFLAGEISFLAIPEIIRATLANHRVLPLNHIDEVLRADRWARDEARKLIHSSV, from the coding sequence ATGAAGCGTCTGAGCATTCTCGGTTCCACCGGTTCCATCGGCGTCAGCACCCTCGAAATCGTCGCCGAACATCCCGACCGCTTCCGGGTGGTGGCCATGACCGCCGGACGCAACCTCGACCTGCTGCAAAAGCAGATCCGCCGTTTCCAGCCGCGCCTGGTGGCGGTGTTGAGCGCCGCCGATGCTGAGATTCTCAAGGACGCTCTCGGCGCCTCGGGGCCGACGATCGTATCCGGGATCGAGGGGCTGATCGCCTGCGCCTGTCACGAAGAAGCGGACATGGTCCTTTCGGCCATTGTCGGAGCCGCCGGACTGATCCCGACCATGGCCGCCATCGAAGCGGGCAAGGATGTCGCCCTGGCCAACAAGGAAACTCTGGTCACCGCCGGGTCCTTGGTGATGGCGGCGGTGGCGCGCAAAGGGGTGCGGCTTTTCCCCGTCGACAGCGAGCATTCGGCGATTTTCCAGTCGCTTATCGGCCACCGGCGCGGGGATGTGCGCCGCCTGATTCTCACCGCTTCGGGCGGTCCCTTTCGCAACCGCTCCCTGGCGGAGCTGCAACGGGTCACTCCGGCTGAAGCCCTGGCTCATCCCAACTGGAGCATGGGCCGCAAGATTTCCATCGATTCGGCGACCATGATGAACAAGGGGTTGGAGGTCATCGAGGCGCGCTGGCTCTTCGATCTGCCCGGCGAGCGGATTTCCGTGCATATCCACCCGCAGAGTGTGGTGCACTCCATGGTCGAGTATCAGGACGGGTCGGTCATCGCCCAACTCGGTATTCCCGACATGAAGGCGCCTATCGCCTACGCGCTCTCCTATCCGGAGCGGCTCCCCCTGAACCTCCCCCCCCTCGATCTCTGCCGGCTCGGTTCCCTCTCTTTCGAGCCGCCCGACGGCCACCGTTTTGCTTGCCTGGAACTGGCCTACGGTGCGCTCCGTGATGGGGGAAGCGCGCCCGCCGTGCTTAATGCCGCCAACGAAATGGCCGTCGAGGCCTTTCTGGCCGGGGAGATTTCTTTTCTGGCCATTCCTGAGATCATCCGCGCGACCCTCGCCAACCATCGTGTCCTGCCCCTCAATCATATCGATGAGGTCTTGCGGGCCGACCGCTGGGCCCGGGACGAGGCTCGCAAGTTGATCCATTCATCCGTTTAA
- a CDS encoding phosphatidate cytidylyltransferase, giving the protein MSIPRRTAIKQRILTALISLPLLILFVSYAPPFLFNLLVIAVAGLGLTEFYRMALPGEPPRERNLAVAGGVLLTLAFAFNPAAAVPGLALATLLFASFLLFRFGDLSSVIQRLGLFLLGLLYLPLLFGHLALLHALPEGKYWVFLVLFIIMCSDSAAYFTGVSLGKRKLYPAISPNKSVEGALGGLVGGVFGALLFKFWFFSSLGIFDALLLGIVLGVCGQVGDLFESMIKRSFGVKDSGSLLPGHGGILDRLDSLIFAFAPVYYYALWFGPGAGGPA; this is encoded by the coding sequence ATGTCCATTCCGAGGAGAACTGCCATTAAACAACGTATTCTGACCGCGTTAATCTCCCTGCCGCTGCTGATTCTGTTTGTTTCCTATGCTCCGCCCTTCCTCTTCAATCTGCTGGTCATCGCGGTGGCCGGCCTGGGTCTGACGGAGTTCTATCGCATGGCTCTGCCCGGAGAACCGCCCCGGGAACGGAATCTGGCGGTCGCCGGCGGGGTCCTTTTGACCCTGGCCTTTGCCTTCAATCCGGCGGCGGCGGTGCCGGGACTGGCCCTCGCCACTCTGCTTTTCGCCTCCTTTCTGCTCTTTCGCTTCGGTGATCTGTCCTCGGTCATCCAACGGCTCGGCCTCTTTTTGCTCGGTCTGCTTTATCTGCCGTTGCTCTTCGGCCATCTGGCCTTGCTGCACGCCCTGCCTGAAGGCAAGTACTGGGTTTTTCTGGTGCTCTTCATCATCATGTGCTCCGATTCGGCGGCTTATTTTACCGGGGTGAGTCTGGGCAAGCGTAAGCTCTATCCGGCCATCAGCCCCAATAAGAGTGTCGAAGGCGCCCTGGGTGGATTGGTCGGCGGGGTCTTCGGCGCGTTGCTCTTCAAATTCTGGTTTTTTTCCTCCCTGGGGATTTTCGATGCGCTTTTGCTCGGGATCGTCCTTGGGGTTTGCGGTCAGGTCGGCGATCTCTTCGAATCGATGATCAAGCGCAGTTTCGGGGTTAAGGATTCCGGCTCCCTGTTGCCGGGACACGGGGGTATCCTCGATCGTCTCGACAGCCTGATCTTTGCCTTCGCGCCCGTTTACTACTATGCGCTCTGGTTTGGCCCGGGCGCTGGTGGCCCGGCATGA
- the ilvD gene encoding dihydroxy-acid dehydratase, which translates to MTAKRSDAITQGFERTPHRALLKGTGLPDSSMNRPFIGIATSFTDLIPGHTGMRELERFIEKGVHTGGGHAFFFGIPGVCDGIAMGHKGMHYSLPTRELIADMIESVAEAHRLDGLVLLTNCDKITPGMLMAAARLDIPCIVVTAGPMMTGTGRQGRRFSFVTDTFEAMARYKAGVIDEKELMQCEEHACPTAGSCQGLFTANTMAILTETLGMSLLGCGTALAVSSLKKRIAFASGERIVELVRDNITPRQILTKAAFENAIRVDLALGGSSNTVLHLLSIAREAGVDLPLEEFDRLGRTTPQLASMNPGGKHFMEDLDAAGGVAAVLYQLRDLIQDNPTLTGLSTQQIIASVADVDEEVVHPVSDPIRAEGGLAILSGNLAPDGAVVKQSGVSEKMMRFSGKARCFESEEAAMTALMGGQVVAGDVVVIRYEGPKGGPGMREMLAPTATLMGLGLGDSVALITDGRFSGGTRGPCIGHVSPEAAVGGPIALVEDGDTIELDIPNRALKLQVDDVVLAERRARWSRPEPKIKTGWLARYAAVVTSANTGAICKAD; encoded by the coding sequence ATGACCGCCAAACGCAGTGACGCCATTACCCAGGGCTTCGAACGCACCCCGCACCGGGCTCTGCTCAAAGGAACCGGACTTCCCGACAGCTCGATGAACCGCCCCTTTATCGGGATCGCCACCTCTTTTACCGATCTGATTCCCGGCCATACCGGGATGCGTGAATTGGAGCGTTTCATCGAAAAAGGGGTCCATACCGGTGGTGGCCACGCTTTCTTTTTCGGCATCCCCGGGGTCTGCGACGGCATCGCCATGGGACACAAGGGGATGCACTATTCCCTGCCGACCCGGGAACTGATCGCCGACATGATCGAGTCGGTGGCCGAGGCCCATCGTCTCGACGGTCTGGTGCTACTCACCAATTGCGACAAGATCACCCCGGGCATGCTCATGGCTGCTGCGCGTCTCGACATCCCTTGCATCGTCGTCACCGCCGGGCCGATGATGACCGGCACCGGCCGTCAGGGGCGGCGCTTCTCTTTCGTCACCGACACCTTCGAGGCCATGGCCCGTTACAAGGCCGGGGTCATCGACGAAAAGGAACTAATGCAGTGCGAGGAGCACGCCTGTCCCACCGCCGGTTCCTGCCAGGGGCTCTTTACCGCCAACACCATGGCGATCCTCACCGAGACCCTGGGTATGAGCCTGCTGGGCTGCGGCACTGCCCTGGCCGTCTCCTCCCTGAAAAAGCGCATCGCCTTTGCTTCGGGGGAGCGGATCGTCGAATTGGTACGGGATAACATCACCCCGCGCCAAATTCTGACCAAGGCCGCCTTCGAGAATGCTATCCGCGTCGATCTGGCCTTGGGCGGTTCGAGCAACACCGTTCTGCATCTGCTCTCCATCGCCCGTGAGGCCGGAGTCGATCTGCCTCTGGAAGAATTCGATCGTCTCGGCCGCACCACGCCGCAGCTGGCCTCGATGAATCCTGGGGGCAAGCATTTCATGGAGGATCTCGATGCCGCTGGCGGTGTCGCCGCCGTCCTCTATCAGCTGCGTGATCTCATCCAAGACAACCCGACCCTGACCGGACTGTCGACCCAACAGATTATCGCCAGCGTCGCCGATGTCGACGAAGAAGTGGTGCATCCGGTCAGCGACCCGATTCGGGCCGAGGGTGGTCTCGCCATTCTCTCCGGCAACCTCGCCCCCGATGGGGCGGTGGTCAAGCAGTCCGGGGTCTCGGAGAAGATGATGCGCTTTTCCGGCAAGGCCCGTTGCTTTGAGTCGGAAGAAGCGGCGATGACGGCGCTCATGGGCGGGCAGGTAGTGGCCGGCGATGTGGTCGTGATCCGTTACGAAGGCCCCAAGGGTGGCCCCGGCATGCGCGAAATGCTGGCGCCGACGGCGACCCTCATGGGTCTCGGGCTGGGCGATAGTGTGGCGCTCATTACCGATGGCCGTTTTTCCGGCGGCACCCGTGGCCCCTGCATTGGCCATGTCTCCCCCGAGGCGGCGGTGGGCGGTCCGATCGCCCTGGTCGAAGACGGGGACACCATTGAGCTCGATATTCCCAATCGCGCGCTCAAGCTGCAGGTTGACGACGTCGTGCTGGCCGAACGCCGGGCCCGTTGGAGCCGGCCCGAGCCAAAAATCAAAACGGGCTGGCTGGCCCGCTACGCCGCCGTGGTGACCTCGGCCAACACTGGCGCTATCTGTAAAGCCGATTGA
- a CDS encoding DUF465 domain-containing protein — protein MEEKGQPQQDLVQQLFDGNPRFRLLYEEHLLLEKELEKLDQKAYLTPDEELERKKVQKLKLAGKDEMEAILSQFRQ, from the coding sequence ATGGAGGAAAAAGGTCAGCCGCAGCAGGATCTGGTCCAGCAACTGTTTGACGGAAATCCCCGGTTCCGACTCCTGTACGAAGAGCATTTGTTGCTGGAAAAAGAACTGGAAAAACTGGACCAGAAAGCCTATTTGACCCCCGACGAAGAACTGGAAAGAAAAAAGGTGCAAAAACTTAAACTGGCTGGTAAGGATGAAATGGAAGCTATTCTCAGCCAATTCCGTCAGTAA
- the tsaB gene encoding tRNA (adenosine(37)-N6)-threonylcarbamoyltransferase complex dimerization subunit type 1 TsaB — MTERLLLVDTATPTGSVAVSQGEKLLGEIVLSGPANHTDHLLGNIDELLRGVGLAIGDMDGFGVVLGPGSFTGLRVGVATIKGLALATGKPVVGVTSLTALAWRLPFAALPVCPLLDARKGEVYAALYQWIGEEFSPLLSPCVLPPDRWLERLSNDVLFIGDGAQSYRRLIEERLGESAHFAPWPAHACRASNGLGPALQMLRRGEYIPLEGLIPTYIRPSEAELAEIGRYRG, encoded by the coding sequence ATGACCGAGCGGTTGTTGCTGGTCGACACCGCGACCCCGACGGGAAGCGTCGCCGTCAGCCAGGGTGAAAAACTGCTCGGGGAGATTGTTTTGAGTGGCCCCGCCAATCATACCGACCATCTGCTCGGAAATATCGACGAGTTGTTGCGAGGTGTGGGGCTTGCTATTGGTGATATGGACGGTTTCGGCGTGGTTCTGGGCCCCGGTTCCTTCACCGGCCTACGGGTTGGCGTGGCGACGATCAAGGGTCTGGCGCTGGCGACCGGTAAGCCGGTGGTCGGCGTTACTTCCCTGACCGCCTTGGCCTGGCGGCTACCTTTTGCCGCCCTGCCGGTCTGTCCTCTGCTCGATGCGCGCAAAGGGGAGGTTTACGCGGCCCTTTACCAATGGATTGGCGAAGAATTTTCACCCCTTCTGTCCCCTTGCGTCTTGCCGCCCGACCGCTGGCTGGAGCGGCTTTCCAATGACGTCCTCTTCATTGGCGACGGCGCGCAAAGCTACCGGAGGCTGATCGAGGAACGTCTGGGCGAAAGCGCCCATTTCGCCCCCTGGCCGGCCCATGCCTGCCGGGCGTCGAATGGCCTCGGCCCGGCCCTGCAGATGCTGCGCCGTGGCGAATATATCCCACTTGAAGGCCTGATCCCCACTTACATTCGTCCTTCCGAGGCGGAACTGGCGGAGATCGGTCGCTATAGGGGATAA
- the rseP gene encoding RIP metalloprotease RseP has protein sequence MITIAAGIIMLGILVFIHELGHFAVAKFCGVKVLKFSLGFGPKLLAKQWGETEYLICAIPLGGYVQMLGEGSGEGGEDGPLTPEEEARSFAHKPVSRRTAIVAAGPLMNLLLPFLVLPVAYMVGVNLPSFLDEPPCVGYVVADSPGSRAGFVAGDCIEAINGESVANWTDTGPLLIANAGSALEFSLRRNGELATVSISPEESALEGLQSLGLLPPQEAVIGGLAPGMPALAAGMEVGDRILAIDGTPIRSWYDLRGAVQQGGGQAQTFDLQRGERTLSLSIKPVRDEANGEAYLVGISPLQESVFKRFGPLESIKAGAQRTVELIELTLVFIQKMFTGHVSTKSIGGPITVVQIAGQAAQTDLSSILTVLAFLSIQLGILNLLPIPILDGGHLFFNFYEFVFRRPLSLRAREVMQQVGLVLLISLMILAFYNDIMRIFLGGQ, from the coding sequence ATGATTACCATCGCTGCCGGCATCATCATGCTCGGCATTCTCGTTTTCATCCATGAACTCGGTCATTTCGCCGTCGCCAAATTCTGCGGCGTCAAGGTACTCAAGTTTTCCCTGGGTTTCGGTCCCAAGCTGCTTGCCAAGCAGTGGGGGGAGACCGAATACCTGATCTGTGCCATTCCTTTGGGCGGCTATGTGCAGATGCTCGGGGAAGGAAGCGGGGAGGGGGGGGAAGATGGACCCTTGACCCCTGAAGAAGAGGCCCGCTCTTTCGCCCACAAGCCGGTATCGCGGCGGACCGCCATCGTCGCCGCCGGGCCGTTGATGAATCTGCTCTTGCCTTTTCTGGTCCTGCCTGTGGCCTATATGGTCGGGGTCAATCTGCCGTCCTTCCTCGACGAGCCCCCCTGTGTCGGTTACGTGGTGGCCGACAGCCCCGGGTCGCGCGCCGGTTTTGTCGCCGGCGACTGTATCGAGGCGATCAACGGCGAGTCGGTGGCGAACTGGACGGATACCGGACCCCTGTTGATCGCCAATGCCGGTTCCGCCCTCGAGTTTTCCCTGCGGCGGAACGGGGAGTTGGCGACGGTGAGTATTTCCCCCGAGGAGAGCGCCTTGGAAGGGCTGCAGTCCCTTGGCCTGCTTCCTCCCCAGGAGGCGGTGATCGGCGGTCTGGCGCCGGGGATGCCGGCGTTGGCGGCGGGGATGGAAGTGGGAGACCGCATCCTCGCCATCGACGGGACGCCGATCCGTTCCTGGTACGACCTTCGCGGGGCAGTGCAGCAGGGCGGAGGGCAAGCCCAAACCTTCGATCTGCAACGGGGTGAGCGGACCCTCAGCCTGTCGATCAAGCCGGTGCGGGACGAAGCCAACGGCGAGGCGTACCTAGTCGGCATCAGCCCGCTCCAGGAGAGCGTCTTCAAGCGTTTCGGTCCGCTGGAGTCGATCAAGGCGGGAGCACAACGGACGGTGGAGTTGATCGAGCTGACCCTGGTCTTCATCCAGAAGATGTTTACCGGCCATGTTTCCACCAAGAGCATCGGCGGCCCCATCACCGTGGTACAGATCGCCGGACAGGCGGCTCAGACCGATCTCTCCAGTATCCTTACGGTCCTCGCTTTTCTCAGCATCCAGTTGGGGATTCTCAACCTGCTGCCGATTCCCATTCTTGACGGTGGCCATCTTTTCTTCAATTTTTACGAGTTCGTCTTTCGCCGTCCTCTCTCTCTGCGCGCCCGCGAGGTCATGCAGCAGGTCGGCTTGGTGCTGCTGATTTCCCTGATGATCCTGGCTTTCTACAACGACATCATGCGTATTTTCCTCGGGGGACAGTGA
- a CDS encoding isoprenyl transferase: MRLRIPEHLAIIMDGNGRWAERRHLPRIAGHHRGVEAVREVVSECRTLGVRYLTLYAFSSENWGRPEDEVKALMGLLVRYLASELNDLCARSIRFRVIGETDRLPAEVAQVLRETMERTKDNTSMVLTLALSYGSRNEMIRAVRSLAGEVAAGQLTPEAIDEERLNLALDTAGMPDPDLLIRTSGEMRISNFLLWQLAYTELYFSEELWPDFSRQKLHEAFAVFARRQRRFGLTSAQVADQDVHSEENCH, from the coding sequence ATGCGCTTACGGATCCCCGAACATCTGGCCATCATCATGGATGGCAACGGCCGCTGGGCCGAACGGCGGCATCTGCCGCGCATCGCCGGGCATCATCGCGGCGTTGAGGCAGTACGGGAGGTCGTTTCGGAGTGCCGGACCCTGGGCGTCCGTTATCTGACCCTTTATGCCTTCAGCTCGGAAAACTGGGGCCGCCCCGAGGATGAGGTCAAGGCCCTGATGGGTTTGCTGGTGCGTTATCTGGCTTCGGAACTCAACGATCTCTGCGCCCGTTCCATCCGCTTCCGGGTCATTGGCGAGACCGACCGGCTCCCTGCCGAGGTGGCGCAGGTGCTGCGCGAGACGATGGAGCGGACCAAAGACAACACCAGCATGGTGCTGACCCTGGCGCTCTCCTACGGTTCGCGCAACGAAATGATCCGGGCTGTACGCTCCCTGGCCGGGGAGGTCGCGGCGGGACAGCTCACACCGGAGGCGATCGACGAAGAGCGCCTGAACTTGGCCCTGGATACGGCCGGCATGCCCGATCCCGATCTGCTCATCCGCACCAGCGGCGAGATGCGCATCAGCAACTTCCTGCTCTGGCAACTGGCCTACACGGAACTCTACTTCAGCGAGGAACTCTGGCCCGACTTCAGCCGCCAGAAGCTGCATGAAGCCTTTGCCGTCTTCGCCCGTCGTCAGCGCCGGTTCGGACTGACCTCGGCGCAGGTTGCCGACCAGGATGTCCATTCCGAGGAGAACTGCCATTAA